Proteins from a genomic interval of Ptychodera flava strain L36383 chromosome 7, AS_Pfla_20210202, whole genome shotgun sequence:
- the LOC139136671 gene encoding tetratricopeptide repeat protein 36 homolog isoform X1, which yields MASENDRAVLNSIFNPHLPLGSDEVPDIDECDAAEGEDETSEVVKEAKRLEILGVRAAEGGDINTAMEYFSQAIDVAPDRASGYNNRAQALRLKGDVQGALTDLNKAIELSQAKGKAACQAFTQRGLIRRLEGQNELALEDFKKAADLGSAFAKSQVVQMNPYAAMCNKMLAEVMTKLKNGESVE from the exons ATGGCGAGCGAAAATGACAGGGCCGTGTTGAACAGCATTTTCAACCCTCATCTACCACTCGGGAGCGATGAAGTACCAGACATCGACGAATGCGATGCGGCAGAAG GTGAAGATGAAACATCAGAGGTTGTGAAGGAAGCCAAAAGACTTGAAATCCTTGGTGTGAGGGCAGCAGAAGGTGGAGATATCAATACAGCCATGGAGTATTTCAGCCAAGCCATCGACGTTGCACCAGACAGAGCATCAGGGTATAATAATAGAGCACAGGCACTCAGGTTGAAAGGTGATGTTCAAG GTGCACTGACTGACTTGAATAAAGCCATTGAACTCAGCCAAGCCAAAGGGAAAGCTGCTTGCCAAGCATTTACACAGAGGGGCCTTATACGACGTCTTGAAGGACAGAACGAGCTTGCTCTAGAGGACTTTAAGAAAGCAGCAGATCTTGGCAGTGCTTTTGCCAAGTCACAAGTAGTACAGATGAATCCCTATGCAGCAatgtgtaataaaatgctgGCAGAGGTGATGACGAAATTGAAGAACGGTGAATCTGTTGAGTAA
- the LOC139136671 gene encoding tetratricopeptide repeat protein 36 homolog isoform X2 — protein sequence MTEVQQRREDEGSAGRQESTPSIPITGEDETSEVVKEAKRLEILGVRAAEGGDINTAMEYFSQAIDVAPDRASGYNNRAQALRLKGDVQGALTDLNKAIELSQAKGKAACQAFTQRGLIRRLEGQNELALEDFKKAADLGSAFAKSQVVQMNPYAAMCNKMLAEVMTKLKNGESVE from the exons ATGACCGAGGTCCAGCAAAGACGTGAAGACGAGGGTAGTGCTGGCAGACAGGAATCAACTCCGTCCATCCCCATAACAG GTGAAGATGAAACATCAGAGGTTGTGAAGGAAGCCAAAAGACTTGAAATCCTTGGTGTGAGGGCAGCAGAAGGTGGAGATATCAATACAGCCATGGAGTATTTCAGCCAAGCCATCGACGTTGCACCAGACAGAGCATCAGGGTATAATAATAGAGCACAGGCACTCAGGTTGAAAGGTGATGTTCAAG GTGCACTGACTGACTTGAATAAAGCCATTGAACTCAGCCAAGCCAAAGGGAAAGCTGCTTGCCAAGCATTTACACAGAGGGGCCTTATACGACGTCTTGAAGGACAGAACGAGCTTGCTCTAGAGGACTTTAAGAAAGCAGCAGATCTTGGCAGTGCTTTTGCCAAGTCACAAGTAGTACAGATGAATCCCTATGCAGCAatgtgtaataaaatgctgGCAGAGGTGATGACGAAATTGAAGAACGGTGAATCTGTTGAGTAA